A genomic window from Diospyros lotus cultivar Yz01 chromosome 2, ASM1463336v1, whole genome shotgun sequence includes:
- the LOC127793768 gene encoding temperature-induced lipocalin-1-like, whose amino-acid sequence MAKKEMEVVKGLDLKRYMGRWYEIASFPSRFQPKDGINTRATYSLRDDGTVNVLNETWSGGKRGSIEGTAYKADPSSDEAKLKVKFYVPPFLPIIPVVGDYWVLYLDQDYRYALIGQPSRKYLWILCRENHLDEEIYMQLVEKAKEEGYDVSKLHKTQHTNPPPEGDEGPKDTKGIWWLKSIIGK is encoded by the exons ATGGCGAAGAAGGAGATGGAAGTGGTGAAGGGCCTGGACTTGAAGAGATACATGGGGAGGTGGTACGAAATAGCTTCATTCCCATCAAGGTTTCAGCCCAAGGATGGGATCAACACTAGGGCCACTTACAGCTTGAGGGACGATGGCACTGTGAATGTCCTGAATGAGACTTGGAGTGGTGGCAAGAGAGGGTCCATAGAGGGCACTGCCTATAAGGCCGACCCGTCGAGTGATGAGGCCAAGCTCAAGGTCAAGTTCTATGTTCCTCCATTCCTGCCCATCATCCCTGTGGTTGGGGATTACTGGGTTTTGTATCTTGATCAAGATTATCGCTATGCCCTCATTGGCCAGCCCTCCAGGAAGTATCtctgg ATATTATGCAGAGAGAACCATCTGGATGAAGAGATCTACATGCAACTGGTTGAGAAAGCCAAAGAAGAGGGTTATGATGTGAGCAAGCTTCACAAGACACAGCACACTAATCCCCCACCAGAAGGAGATGAAGGTCCCAAGGATACCAAGGGCATTTGGTGGCTTAAATCCATTATAGGCAAATAG